The following coding sequences lie in one Arachis hypogaea cultivar Tifrunner chromosome 4, arahy.Tifrunner.gnm2.J5K5, whole genome shotgun sequence genomic window:
- the LOC112796579 gene encoding villin-4, with amino-acid sequence MAVSMRDVDPAFQGAGQKAGLEVWRIEDFNPVPVPKSSFGKFFTGDSYVILKTTSSKSGALRHDIHYWLGKDTSQDEAGAAAIKTVELDAALGGRAVQYREVQGHETEKFLSYFKPCIIPLEGGVASGFKHTEAEKHKTRLFVCRGKHVVHVKEVPFARSSLNHDDIFVLDTESKIFQFNGSNSSIQERAKALEVVQYIKDTYHEGKCEVAAIEDGKLMADPETGEFWGFFGGFAPLPRKTVGEDEKPADSRPPKLLCVEKGQAELVETDSLKRELLDTNKCYILDCGLEVFVWMGRNTSLDERKSASGVADDLVSGTDKLKPQIIRIIEGFETVMFRSKFDSWPQITDVTVSEDGRGKVAALLKRQGVNVKGLLKADTVKEEPQPYIDCTGHLQVWRVNGQEKILLQASDQSKFYSGDCYIFQYTYPGEDKEDCLIGTWIGKNSVEEDRASANSLASKMVESMKFLASQARIYEGNEPIQFHTILQTLIVLKGGLSDGYKTHVAEKEIQDETYKEDGVALFRIQGSGPDNMQAIQVDSVASSLNSSYCYILHNGPAVFTWSGSATTATDQELVERMLDLIKPNLQSKPQREGTESEQFWELLGGKSEYPSQKITREAESDPHLFSCNFSKGNLKVTEVYNFSQDDLMTEDIFILDCHSEIFVWVGQQVDPKSRMQALTIGEKFLEHDFLLEKLSHVAPVYVINEGSEPPFFTRFFKWDSGKSAMLGNSFQRKLTIVKNGGAPLLDKPKRRTPASYGGRSSSVPDKTQRSSRSMSVSPDRVRVRGRSPAFNALAANFENPNARNLSTPPPVVRKLYPKSVTPDSAKAAPKSAAIAALSSSFEQPPSARESMIPRSVKVSLSTNKSNPETNDKDKERENSVTNKVESLSIKEDAKEDEAEDEEGLLIYPYERLKITSTDPVTDIDVTKRETYLSSAEFKEKFGMTKDAFYKLPKWKQNKLKMAVQLF; translated from the exons ATGGCCGTTTCAATGAGAGATGTGGATCCAGCTTTCCAGGGGGCTGGACAAAAGGC TGGACTCGAAGTATGGCGTATTGAGGATTTTAATCCAGTTCCTGTCCCCAAGTCCTCTTTCGGGAAGTTTTTCACTGGGGACTCCTATGTGATCTTAAAG ACAACTTCGTCAAAAAGTGGTGCTCTTCGGCATGATATCCATTATTGGCTTGGTAAAGACACCAGTCAg GATGAAGCTGGTGCTGCAGCCATCAAGACAGTTGAGCTAGATGCAGCTCTTGGAGGACGAGCTGTTCAATATCGTGAAGTACAGGGCCATGAAACTGAAAAGTTCCTGTCTTATTTCAAACCATGTATTATACCGCTAGAAGGTGGAGTTGCTTCTGGTTTCAAACATACTGAGGCAGAGAAACACAAGACACGATTGTTTGTATGCAGAGGGAAACATGTTGTACATGTCAAAGAG GTTCCATTTGCTCGATCTTCACTCAACCATGATGATATTTTTGTTCTTGATACGGAGTCAAAAATCTTCCAATTTAACGGTTCCAATTCATCTATTCAAGAAAGGGCTAAAGCTTTGGAAGTTGTACAGTATATTAAGGATACCTACCATGAGGGAAAATGTGAGGTAGCTGCTATTG AGGATGGAAAATTGATGGCTGATCCTGAAACTGGAGAATTCTGGGGTTTCTTTGGGGGATTTGCTCCTCTTCCACGCAAAACTGTTGGCGAAGATGAAAAGCCTGCTGATTCTCGCCCACCAAAGCTGCTTTG TGTTGAAAAAGGACAGGCAGAACTTGTTGAAACTGATTCTTTGAAAAGAGAATTACTGGATACAAATAAATGCTATATTCTGGACTGTGGGTTGGAGGTGTTTGTCTGGATGGGAAGAAACACCTCCCTTGATGAAAGGAAAAGTGCAAGTGGAGTAGCAGAT GATTTAGTCAGTGGCACTGATAAATTGAAACCTCAAATAATTCGTATAATTGAAGGATTTGAAACAGTAATGTTCAGATCCAAGTTTGATTCTTGGCCTCAGATCACTGATGTAACCGTTTCTGAAGATGGACGTGGCAAGGTAGCAG CACTTCTAAAACGTCAAGGAGTGAATGTCAAGGGTCTCTTGAAAGCTGATACAGTAAAGGAAGAACCTCAACCATACATTGATTGCACAGGACATTTGCAG GTTTGGCGTGTGAATGGTCAGGAAAAGATCCTTCTTCAAGCCTCTGATCAGTCAAAATTTTATAGTGGGGATTGCTACATCTTTCAGTATACATACCCTGGAGAAGATAAAGAAGATTGTCTTATAGGGACATGGATTGGAAAGAATAGTGTTGAG GAAGATAGAGCTTCAGCAAATTCCTTGGCTAGCAAAATGGTTGAGTCAATGAAGTTCCTGGCATCCCAG GCACGTATATATGAAGGCAATGAACCCATTCAATTTCATACTATACTACAAACATTAATTGTTTTGAAG GGTGGACTTAGTGATGGATACAAGACTCACGTTGCAGAAAAAGAAATTCAAGATGAGACATATAAAGAGGATGGTGTTGCACTATTCCGCATCCAGGGCTCTGGACCAGACAACATGCAAGCTATACAAGTTGACTCA GTTGCATCCTCCTTGAATTCCTCTTATTGTTACATACTTCATAATGGGCCTGCTGTCTTTACATGGTCTGGAAGTGCTACAACTGCAACAGACCAGGAACTTGTTGAGAGGATGCTGGATTTGATAAAG CCAAATTTACAATCCAAACCACAAAGGGAAGGTACAGAATCTGAACAATTTTGGGAATTGTTAGGAGGAAAATCAGAATATCCGAGCCAAAAGATCACTAGGGAGGCTGAAAGTGATCCTCACTTATTTTCTTGCAACTTCTCAAAAG GAAATTTGAAG GTGACAGAGGTGTACAACTTTTCCCAGGATGATTTGATGACagaagacattttcattttggatTGTCACTCGGAAATCTTTGTCTGGGTTGGCCAGCAGGTTGATCCCAAGAGTAGAATGCAGGCTCTGACAATTGGTGAG AAATTTCTTGAGCACGACTTTCTCCTGGAGAAGTTATCTCATGTGGCTCCAGTATATGTTATCAATGAAGGGAGTGAGCCACCGTTCTTCACTCGCTTCTTTAAATGGGATTCTGGAAAATCTGCA ATGCTGGGAAATTCATTTCAGAGGAAGCTTACAATAGTGAAAAATGGAGGTGCTCCACTTCTGGAT AAACCCAAGCGGAGAACACCTGCATCTTATGGGGGAAGGTCTAGTAGTGTGCCTGATAAAACTCAGCGTTCTTCCCGCAGCATGTCTGTTAGTCCTGATCGAGTACGTGTGAGGGGCAGGTCTCCAGCTTTTAATGCACTTGCAGCTAATTTTGAGAACCCTAATGCCAGGAATCTCTCAACTCCGCCGCCAGTAGTTCGAAAGCTGTATCCAAAATCTGTCACGCCAGATTCTGCAAAAGCAGCACCAAAATCTGCTGCCATAGCTGCTCTTAGCTCTAGTTTTGAACAACCACCTTCAGCACGAGAAAGTATGATACCTAGGTCAGTTAAAG TGAGCCTTTCTACTAACAAATCAAATCCCGAGACAAATGACAAGGACAAGGAGAGAGAGAATTCTGTGACCAATAAAGTGGAATCCCTATCCATAAAAGAAGATGCTAAAGAGGATGAAGCTGAAGATGAAGAAGGCCTCTTGATATACCCATATGAACGCCTCAAGATAACATCTACGGATCCTGTAACAGACATTGATGTGACTAAACGTGAG ACTTACCTATCATCTGCGGAGTTCAAAGAGAAATTTGGGATGACAAAGGATGCATTTTACAAGTTGCCCAAATGGAAACAGAACAAACTTAAAATGGCTGTTCAGTTATTCTGA